One genomic window of Gallaecimonas sp. GXIMD4217 includes the following:
- the nth gene encoding endonuclease III translates to MNKDKRRQILERLRDANPHPTTELNFSTPFELLIAVILSAQATDVGVNKATDKLFPVANTPEAILALGVDGLKDYIKTIGLFNAKAENVIKTCRILIEQHNSQVPEDRAALEALPGVGRKTANVVLNTAFGWPTIAVDTHIFRVSNRTGFAVGKNVNQVEQKLLKVVPAEFKVDVHHWLILHGRYTCIARKPRCGSCLIEDLCEYKDKTEI, encoded by the coding sequence ATGAACAAAGACAAACGCCGCCAGATCCTGGAACGCCTCAGGGACGCCAACCCCCACCCCACCACGGAGCTGAACTTCTCGACCCCCTTCGAGCTGCTCATCGCCGTGATCCTGTCGGCCCAGGCCACCGACGTGGGCGTCAACAAGGCCACCGACAAGCTGTTCCCGGTGGCCAACACCCCGGAGGCCATACTGGCCCTGGGGGTGGACGGCCTCAAGGACTACATCAAGACCATCGGCCTCTTTAACGCCAAGGCCGAGAACGTCATCAAGACCTGCCGGATCCTCATCGAGCAGCACAACAGCCAGGTGCCGGAAGACAGGGCCGCCCTGGAGGCCTTGCCCGGCGTCGGCCGCAAGACCGCCAACGTGGTGCTCAACACCGCCTTCGGCTGGCCCACCATCGCCGTGGACACCCACATCTTCCGGGTCTCCAACCGCACCGGCTTCGCGGTGGGCAAGAACGTCAACCAGGTCGAACAGAAGCTGCTCAAGGTGGTGCCCGCCGAGTTCAAGGTGGACGTGCACCACTGGCTGATCCTGCACGGCCGCTACACCTGTATCGCCCGCAAACCTCGCTGCGGCTCCTGCCTCATCGAGGATCTGTGCGAATACAAAGACAAAACCGAGATCTAA
- a CDS encoding electron transport complex subunit E, which translates to MSQMREVLNQGLWNNNPALVQLLGLCPLLAVTATLTNALGLGLATLLVLVASNATVSLVRHWVPKEIRVAVFVMIIAAFVTAVELVMTAFAYGLYQSLGIFIPLIVTNCAILGRAEAFASKNPVGIAAFDGLMMGLGFTAVLVVLGSLREIVGQGTLFDGAELLLGDWAADLRLELYQLEAKFLVALLPPGAFIGMGLLIALKNLIDANRQAKAAPVQKIERVRVTAE; encoded by the coding sequence ATGAGCCAGATGAGAGAGGTCCTCAATCAGGGCCTGTGGAACAACAACCCGGCCCTGGTGCAGCTGCTGGGCCTGTGCCCGCTGCTGGCGGTCACCGCCACCCTCACCAACGCCCTGGGCCTGGGCCTGGCCACCCTGCTGGTGCTGGTGGCCTCCAACGCCACCGTGTCCCTGGTGCGCCACTGGGTGCCCAAGGAGATCCGGGTGGCGGTGTTTGTGATGATCATCGCCGCCTTCGTGACCGCCGTTGAGCTGGTGATGACCGCCTTCGCCTATGGCCTCTACCAGTCCCTGGGCATCTTCATCCCCCTGATCGTCACCAACTGCGCCATCCTGGGCCGGGCCGAAGCCTTCGCCTCCAAGAACCCGGTGGGCATCGCCGCCTTCGACGGCCTGATGATGGGCCTGGGCTTCACCGCCGTGCTGGTGGTGCTGGGCAGCCTGCGGGAAATCGTCGGCCAGGGCACCCTCTTCGATGGTGCCGAGCTGCTGCTGGGCGACTGGGCCGCCGATCTGCGCCTGGAGCTGTACCAGCTGGAGGCCAAGTTCCTGGTGGCGCTGCTGCCGCCGGGCGCCTTCATCGGCATGGGCCTGCTGATCGCCCTCAAGAACCTCATCGACGCCAACCGCCAGGCCAAGGCGGCGCCGGTGCAGAAAATCGAACGCGTACGAGTAACAGCGGAATAA
- the rsxG gene encoding electron transport complex subunit RsxG, with protein MISAAKKNGLILGGFALVATALLAGTHALTKDRIARQKAQQTLVVLNTLIPEARHDNDLYDDCTLVRSRQYLGASEPMPVYLARKEGQPVAAAIEAIAPDGYNGAIALIVGIDYQSETVTGVRVLEHKETPGLGDKVEIRKSDWVLSFEGLAPESEKDATWAVRKDGGRFDQFTGATITPRAVVKAVGNVVHYFRRNKDQLFSADANCRGDA; from the coding sequence ATGATTTCCGCCGCCAAGAAGAACGGCCTCATCCTCGGTGGTTTCGCCCTGGTGGCCACGGCCCTGCTGGCCGGCACCCATGCCCTGACCAAGGACAGGATCGCCCGCCAGAAGGCCCAGCAGACCTTGGTCGTGCTCAACACCCTGATCCCCGAGGCGCGCCACGACAACGATCTGTACGACGATTGCACCCTGGTCCGCTCCCGCCAGTACCTGGGGGCCAGCGAGCCCATGCCGGTGTATCTGGCCAGGAAGGAGGGTCAGCCCGTGGCCGCCGCCATCGAGGCCATAGCCCCGGACGGCTACAACGGCGCCATTGCCCTCATCGTCGGCATCGACTACCAGAGCGAGACGGTCACCGGCGTACGGGTGCTGGAGCACAAGGAAACCCCCGGCCTCGGCGACAAGGTGGAGATCCGCAAGAGCGACTGGGTGCTGAGCTTCGAGGGCCTGGCCCCGGAAAGCGAGAAGGACGCCACCTGGGCGGTGCGCAAGGACGGTGGCCGCTTCGACCAGTTCACCGGCGCCACCATCACCCCCAGGGCCGTGGTCAAGGCGGTGGGCAACGTGGTGCACTACTTCCGCCGCAACAAGGACCAGCTGTTTTCGGCCGACGCCAACTGCCGAGGTGACGCATGA
- the rsxD gene encoding electron transport complex subunit RsxD: protein MSFVIASSPHAHVRRTTGQLMRLVAYATLPGLAALVWFFGYGVLINLLLASVTALATEALVLILRKRPLSQLGDGSAWLTAVLLALALPPTAPWWLSIMGAAFAIAFAKHLYGGIGQNLFNPAMAAYVLLLIAFPVQMTSWLPPMALAEQAPSLLDNLALTFTGLTTEGFSAHQLALGVDGHTMATPLDTLKTDLTQGMTASESMTKAVFGSFGGAGWEWVNLGFLLGGLYLIRKKAISWHIPGSFLATLFLLSLLGFLLSPDGNGSPLLHLFSGATMLGAFFIATDPVTAATSNRGRLIFGALIGLLTYLVRVYGGYPDAVAFAVLLANMTVPLLDTYTKTKVYGEDKA, encoded by the coding sequence GTGAGTTTTGTCATCGCCAGCTCCCCCCACGCCCATGTGCGCCGCACCACCGGCCAGCTGATGCGGCTGGTGGCCTACGCCACCCTGCCCGGCCTGGCCGCCCTGGTCTGGTTCTTCGGCTACGGGGTGCTCATCAACCTGCTGCTGGCCAGCGTCACCGCCCTGGCCACCGAGGCCCTGGTCCTGATCCTGCGCAAGCGGCCCCTGTCCCAGCTTGGCGACGGCTCCGCCTGGCTGACCGCGGTGCTGCTGGCCCTGGCCCTGCCGCCCACGGCCCCCTGGTGGCTCTCCATCATGGGCGCCGCCTTCGCCATCGCCTTCGCCAAGCACCTCTACGGCGGCATAGGCCAGAACCTGTTCAACCCGGCCATGGCCGCGTACGTGTTGCTGCTGATCGCCTTCCCGGTGCAGATGACCTCCTGGCTGCCGCCCATGGCCCTGGCCGAGCAGGCACCCAGCCTGCTGGATAATCTGGCCCTGACCTTCACCGGCCTGACCACGGAGGGCTTCAGCGCCCACCAGCTGGCCCTGGGCGTGGACGGCCACACCATGGCCACCCCCCTGGATACCCTCAAGACCGATCTGACCCAGGGCATGACCGCCTCCGAGTCCATGACCAAGGCCGTCTTCGGCAGCTTTGGCGGCGCCGGCTGGGAATGGGTCAACCTGGGCTTCCTGCTCGGCGGCCTCTATCTCATCCGCAAGAAGGCCATCAGCTGGCACATCCCCGGCAGTTTCCTGGCCACCCTGTTCCTGCTGTCGTTGCTGGGCTTCCTGCTGAGCCCGGACGGCAACGGCTCGCCCCTGCTGCACCTCTTTAGCGGTGCCACCATGCTGGGCGCCTTCTTTATCGCCACCGATCCGGTCACCGCCGCCACCTCCAACAGGGGCCGGCTGATCTTCGGTGCCCTGATCGGCCTGCTCACCTACCTGGTGCGGGTCTACGGCGGCTATCCCGATGCCGTGGCCTTTGCGGTGCTGCTGGCGAACATGACGGTGCCGCTGCTGGACACCTACACCAAGACCAAGGTCTACGGGGAGGACAAGGCATGA
- the rsxC gene encoding electron transport complex subunit RsxC, translating into MESLFQQLVSDQIFDFHGGIHPPERKHLSNHRPIGRLPLAPGLVVPLKQHIGEAGEPLVAVGDTVLKGQPLSRPLSIMSVPVHAPTSGTVVAIEKRPVVHPSGLWDSCIVIQPDGRETWCERHPVKDPFAQEPAALLKVLKEAGLSGLGGAGFPTAVKLGGGRPIEALILNAAECEPYITADDVLLREHAEEVMTGARLLARIVGAGTIVIGIEDNKPEAISTLQPLVDADEQFHLKVVPTKYPSGSERQLIELLTGQQVPAGGIPADLGLVMQNVGTAYAACKAIMDGEPLIERVVTITGERVQEAGNYWLPLGTPVSHALSACDFKADQGQRLIIGGPMMGYTLHDSASAVTKTVNCLLAPSRAELPVAGEEMNCIRCGACADVCPADLLPQQLYWYAKAQDHDKLAEHSLSACIECGACAYVCPSEIPLVQYYRIAKAEIRDAEAEKRKSEKAKDRFEARKARLEREKAERAEKHRLAAEKRKQAMAAKDKAKEADAVAAALARVKAKQADDLDTAKARAAEGAHRDTSGELVPDNTEMARLREERKRQARERRAAQAEAQPETGDKKAAVAAAIARAKARKASQAEPEVKDQAKADDKKAAVAAAIARAKARKAAQAEPEAKEEAKADDKKAAVAAAIARAKAKKAAQEDNES; encoded by the coding sequence ATGGAAAGCCTGTTCCAGCAGCTGGTCAGTGACCAGATCTTCGATTTCCACGGCGGCATCCACCCGCCGGAACGCAAGCACCTGTCCAACCACAGGCCCATAGGCCGGCTGCCGCTGGCGCCGGGCTTGGTGGTGCCCCTCAAGCAGCACATCGGCGAGGCCGGCGAGCCCCTGGTGGCCGTGGGCGACACCGTGCTCAAGGGCCAGCCCCTGAGCCGGCCGCTGTCGATCATGAGCGTGCCCGTCCATGCGCCCACCAGCGGCACCGTGGTAGCCATCGAGAAGCGCCCCGTGGTACACCCCTCCGGGCTCTGGGACAGCTGCATCGTGATCCAACCCGACGGCCGGGAAACCTGGTGCGAGCGCCACCCGGTCAAGGATCCCTTCGCCCAGGAGCCAGCGGCGCTGCTCAAGGTGCTCAAGGAGGCCGGCCTGTCCGGCCTCGGCGGCGCCGGCTTCCCCACCGCCGTCAAGCTCGGCGGCGGCCGGCCCATAGAGGCGTTGATCCTCAATGCCGCCGAGTGCGAGCCCTACATCACCGCCGACGACGTGCTGCTGCGCGAACACGCCGAGGAGGTGATGACCGGAGCCAGGCTGCTGGCCCGTATCGTCGGCGCCGGTACCATCGTCATCGGTATCGAGGACAACAAGCCCGAGGCCATCTCCACCCTGCAGCCCCTGGTGGACGCCGACGAGCAGTTCCACCTCAAGGTGGTACCCACCAAGTACCCGTCCGGCTCCGAGCGCCAGCTTATCGAGCTGCTCACCGGCCAGCAGGTGCCGGCCGGCGGCATCCCCGCCGATCTGGGCCTGGTGATGCAGAACGTGGGCACCGCCTACGCCGCCTGCAAGGCCATCATGGACGGCGAACCCCTTATCGAGCGGGTGGTCACCATCACCGGCGAGCGGGTCCAGGAGGCCGGCAACTACTGGCTGCCGCTCGGCACCCCGGTCAGCCATGCCCTGTCCGCCTGCGACTTCAAGGCCGACCAGGGCCAGCGCCTGATCATCGGCGGCCCCATGATGGGCTACACGCTGCACGACAGCGCCAGCGCCGTCACCAAGACCGTCAACTGCCTGCTGGCGCCCAGCCGGGCCGAGTTGCCGGTGGCCGGTGAAGAAATGAACTGCATCCGCTGCGGCGCCTGCGCCGACGTCTGCCCCGCCGACTTGCTGCCCCAGCAGCTGTACTGGTACGCCAAGGCCCAGGACCACGACAAGCTGGCCGAGCACAGCCTGTCCGCCTGCATCGAATGCGGCGCCTGCGCCTATGTGTGCCCGTCGGAGATCCCCCTGGTCCAGTACTACCGCATCGCCAAGGCGGAGATCCGCGACGCCGAGGCGGAAAAGCGCAAGTCCGAAAAGGCCAAGGATCGCTTCGAGGCCCGCAAGGCACGCCTGGAGCGGGAAAAGGCCGAGCGGGCCGAAAAACACCGCCTGGCCGCCGAGAAGCGCAAGCAGGCCATGGCCGCCAAGGACAAGGCCAAGGAGGCCGACGCCGTGGCCGCCGCCCTGGCCAGGGTCAAGGCCAAGCAGGCCGACGACCTGGATACCGCCAAGGCCAGGGCCGCCGAGGGCGCCCACCGCGACACCAGTGGCGAGCTGGTGCCGGACAACACCGAGATGGCCAGGCTGCGCGAGGAGCGCAAGCGCCAGGCCAGGGAGCGCCGCGCCGCCCAGGCCGAAGCCCAGCCGGAGACGGGCGACAAGAAGGCCGCCGTGGCCGCCGCCATTGCCCGCGCCAAGGCCAGGAAAGCTAGCCAGGCCGAGCCCGAGGTCAAGGACCAGGCCAAAGCCGACGACAAGAAGGCCGCCGTGGCCGCCGCCATTGCCCGCGCCAAGGCCAGGAAGGCCGCCCAGGCCGAGCCCGAGGCCAAGGAAGAGGCCAAAGCCGACGACAAGAAGGCCGCCGTGGCCGCCGCCATTGCCCGCGCCAAGGCCAAGAAGGCGGCCCAAGAGGATAACGAATCGTGA
- the rsxB gene encoding electron transport complex subunit RsxB has product MSMLTAIIAIAVLALVFGVILGIASVKFKVEADPVVDQIDAILPQTQCGQCGYPGCRPYAEAIAGGDDINKCPPGGQATIDKLADLLGVEAKPLDAAHGEEDVKKVAFIREDECIGCTKCIQACPVDAIIGSTKHMHTIITSECTGCDLCVEPCPVDCIDMVPVAETLQNWKWKLKPIAVKDITDQGAA; this is encoded by the coding sequence ATGAGTATGCTTACTGCCATTATTGCCATTGCCGTGCTGGCGCTCGTGTTCGGCGTCATCCTTGGCATCGCCTCGGTCAAGTTCAAGGTCGAGGCGGATCCCGTCGTCGACCAGATCGACGCCATACTGCCCCAGACCCAGTGCGGCCAGTGCGGCTACCCCGGTTGCCGCCCCTATGCCGAGGCCATAGCCGGCGGCGACGACATCAACAAATGCCCGCCCGGCGGCCAGGCCACCATCGACAAACTGGCCGATCTGCTGGGGGTGGAAGCCAAGCCCCTGGACGCCGCCCACGGCGAGGAAGACGTCAAGAAGGTGGCCTTCATCCGCGAGGACGAGTGCATCGGCTGCACCAAGTGCATCCAGGCCTGCCCCGTGGATGCCATCATCGGCTCCACCAAGCACATGCACACCATCATCACCAGCGAATGCACCGGCTGCGATCTCTGCGTGGAGCCCTGCCCGGTGGACTGCATCGACATGGTGCCGGTGGCGGAAACCCTGCAGAACTGGAAATGGAAGTTGAAGCCCATTGCCGTCAAAGACATCACTGACCAGGGAGCGGCCTGA
- the rsxA gene encoding electron transport complex subunit RsxA yields MSDYLLLLIGTVLVNNFVLVKFLGLCPFMGVSSKLESAIGMSLATTFVLTLASLCSYLVNTYLLEPLGIGYLRTLSFILVIAVVVQFTEMVVHKTSPLLHRVLGIFLPLITTNCAVLGVALLNINESHGLVESIVYGFGAALGFSLVLVLFAAMRERLAAADVPVPFRGAAIAMVTAGMMSLAFMGFTGLVKI; encoded by the coding sequence ATGAGCGACTATCTGCTGCTACTCATCGGAACCGTGCTGGTCAACAACTTCGTGTTGGTTAAGTTCCTGGGCCTCTGCCCCTTCATGGGCGTGTCCAGCAAGCTGGAGAGCGCCATCGGCATGTCTCTGGCAACCACCTTCGTGCTGACCCTGGCCTCCCTGTGCAGTTATCTGGTCAATACCTATCTCCTCGAGCCCCTGGGGATCGGCTACCTGCGTACCCTGTCCTTCATACTGGTGATCGCCGTGGTGGTGCAGTTCACCGAGATGGTGGTCCACAAGACCAGTCCCCTGCTGCACCGGGTGCTGGGCATCTTCCTGCCGCTGATCACCACCAACTGCGCCGTGCTGGGCGTGGCCCTGCTCAACATCAACGAGAGCCACGGCCTGGTGGAGTCCATCGTCTACGGTTTCGGCGCCGCCCTGGGCTTTTCCCTGGTGTTGGTGCTCTTTGCCGCCATGCGCGAGCGCCTGGCCGCCGCCGACGTGCCGGTGCCCTTTCGCGGCGCGGCCATCGCCATGGTCACCGCCGGCATGATGTCCCTGGCCTTCATGGGCTTTACCGGCCTGGTCAAGATCTAA
- a CDS encoding DMT family transporter, whose translation MFAPLALILAMALWASSFIALKLAFVEIPPMWVICLRMWIALAILACCWRWLGKAHYRKGDWKLLAAMSVAEPCLYFMLEAKALLYTSASQAGMITSMIPVLTAVGAYFAFKERLQGRALTGLAIALVGAVWLSLAGEADEHAPNPWLGNFLEFLAMLCATCYSLALKHLSSRYSALWLTALQALVGALFFLPLAWQAPLPEQISWPAMAAVFYLGAFVTLGAYGLYNYAISKVPLSRAAVFTNLIPVFTALMAMAVLGERLNAAQMAASVLVLGGVWLSQQKPTQQPAREPA comes from the coding sequence ATGTTTGCACCCCTTGCCCTGATCCTGGCCATGGCGCTGTGGGCCAGTTCCTTTATCGCCCTCAAGCTGGCCTTCGTGGAAATCCCGCCCATGTGGGTGATCTGCCTGCGGATGTGGATCGCCCTGGCCATCCTGGCCTGCTGCTGGCGCTGGCTGGGCAAGGCCCACTACCGCAAGGGGGACTGGAAGCTGCTGGCGGCCATGTCGGTGGCGGAGCCTTGCCTCTATTTCATGCTGGAGGCCAAGGCGCTTTTGTACACCTCGGCCTCCCAGGCCGGCATGATCACCTCGATGATCCCGGTGTTGACGGCGGTGGGTGCCTATTTCGCCTTCAAGGAGCGCCTGCAGGGCAGGGCGCTGACGGGGCTGGCCATCGCCCTGGTGGGGGCGGTGTGGCTGAGCCTGGCCGGCGAGGCCGACGAGCACGCCCCCAACCCCTGGCTGGGCAACTTCCTGGAATTTTTGGCCATGCTCTGCGCCACCTGCTATTCCCTGGCCCTGAAGCATCTGTCGAGCCGTTATTCGGCACTGTGGCTGACCGCATTGCAGGCCCTGGTGGGGGCGCTGTTCTTCCTGCCCCTGGCCTGGCAGGCGCCCTTGCCCGAGCAGATCTCCTGGCCGGCGATGGCGGCGGTGTTCTACCTGGGCGCCTTCGTGACGTTGGGCGCCTACGGCCTCTATAACTACGCCATTTCCAAGGTGCCGCTGTCGCGGGCGGCCGTCTTTACCAACCTGATCCCGGTCTTTACGGCGCTGATGGCCATGGCGGTGCTGGGTGAGCGGCTCAACGCCGCCCAGATGGCGGCGTCGGTGCTGGTGCTGGGTGGGGTCTGGCTGAGCCAGCAAAAGCCGACACAACAGCCGGCCCGGGAGCCCGCCTAG
- a CDS encoding EAL domain-containing protein, with amino-acid sequence MKLSSRLGLTLLPLWLLLWLGLSGADLLSTQARLDQQRQDALRAARTWLSAPQTQPPRNWLGWQLDDARPQRQVAASSPVLGQAVRDRLAKRMPSEQLRLQYQGHSLQLTLDQSAELAWLEKRLLTYGLGFLWLLLSTFFIQYLMRVWLGRAVHRLAALWLNDEDEASASVQLNELSPANDALVTLKSQWEELHTEHRKRLRSLSHKLLKDEMTNLGNRRAFNQRLAELLKGGEEQAGLILLRASLLSQLNKEKGYLEGDKYINDIAASLKALTGKNPRLWAYRLTGGDFALLQYKASQLSLTALVEELFASLSALAEKHDGLQPAQAGLVRFSAGQTISNVLARADTALSLAQTQASQGWFLDSSDNAELQELEFRGSQRWRQALDGLLSRRSIALAVQRLEARPGLILNYNELLARCYDSAGKLMPTATVMAMAERLGMVQDLDKQVVDMALKAMERENRPEQLYAINLNPASIHDHHFVAWLERRLVQHPKLTKRISFEVSEAGLARNVGASQRFIDMAHRMGTRITVERFGTGLSSFRFFRELKPDFIKIDASLSRDIHKDNDTQYYLRMLVDVAHRLGIKVLAENVETLEEKLALSDMRLDGLQGYYLAKPAPFSHPNRESA; translated from the coding sequence ATGAAGCTCAGTTCTCGCCTCGGCCTGACCCTGCTCCCCCTCTGGCTACTGTTGTGGCTGGGCCTGTCAGGTGCCGATCTGCTCTCCACCCAGGCCAGGCTGGATCAGCAGCGCCAGGACGCCCTGCGCGCCGCCCGCACCTGGCTCAGCGCCCCCCAGACCCAACCGCCCAGGAACTGGCTGGGCTGGCAGCTCGACGACGCCAGGCCGCAGCGCCAGGTCGCAGCCAGCTCCCCGGTGCTGGGCCAGGCCGTTCGCGATCGACTTGCCAAGCGCATGCCCTCGGAACAGCTGCGCCTGCAGTACCAGGGCCACAGCCTGCAGCTGACCCTGGATCAATCCGCCGAGCTGGCCTGGCTGGAAAAACGCCTGCTCACTTATGGCCTAGGCTTTCTCTGGCTGCTGCTCAGCACCTTCTTCATACAGTACCTGATGCGCGTCTGGCTGGGCCGGGCCGTCCACCGCCTGGCCGCCCTCTGGCTGAACGACGAGGATGAGGCTTCGGCCAGCGTCCAGCTGAACGAGCTGAGCCCGGCCAACGACGCCCTGGTGACCCTCAAGAGCCAATGGGAAGAACTGCACACCGAGCACCGCAAACGCCTGCGCAGCCTCTCCCACAAGCTGCTCAAGGACGAGATGACCAACCTGGGCAACAGGCGGGCCTTCAACCAGCGCCTGGCGGAGCTGCTCAAGGGCGGCGAAGAACAGGCCGGGCTGATCCTGCTGCGCGCCTCGCTGCTCAGCCAACTCAACAAGGAAAAGGGCTACCTGGAAGGGGACAAGTACATCAATGACATCGCCGCCAGCCTCAAGGCCCTCACCGGCAAAAACCCCAGGCTCTGGGCCTACCGGCTCACCGGCGGCGATTTCGCCCTGCTCCAGTACAAGGCCAGCCAGCTCAGCCTGACCGCGCTGGTGGAGGAACTCTTTGCCTCGCTGTCGGCCCTGGCCGAAAAGCATGACGGCCTGCAGCCGGCCCAGGCCGGCCTGGTCCGTTTCAGCGCCGGCCAGACCATCAGCAATGTGCTGGCCAGGGCCGACACCGCCCTGTCCCTGGCCCAGACCCAGGCCAGCCAGGGCTGGTTCCTGGACAGCAGCGACAATGCCGAGCTGCAGGAGCTGGAATTCAGGGGCAGCCAGCGCTGGCGCCAGGCCCTGGACGGCCTGCTGAGCCGGCGCAGCATCGCCCTGGCCGTGCAGCGCCTGGAAGCCAGGCCCGGCCTTATCCTCAACTACAACGAGCTGCTGGCTCGCTGCTACGACAGTGCCGGCAAGCTGATGCCCACCGCCACCGTCATGGCCATGGCCGAGCGCCTCGGCATGGTCCAGGATCTGGACAAGCAGGTGGTGGACATGGCCCTGAAGGCCATGGAAAGGGAGAACCGCCCCGAACAGCTCTATGCCATCAACCTCAACCCGGCCTCCATCCACGACCACCATTTCGTGGCCTGGCTGGAAAGGCGCCTGGTCCAGCACCCCAAGCTCACCAAGCGCATCAGCTTCGAGGTGTCGGAAGCGGGCCTGGCCCGCAACGTCGGCGCCAGCCAGCGTTTCATCGACATGGCCCACCGCATGGGCACCCGTATCACGGTGGAGCGCTTCGGCACCGGCTTGTCCTCGTTCCGCTTCTTCCGCGAGCTGAAACCGGACTTCATCAAGATTGACGCCAGCCTGTCCCGGGACATCCATAAGGACAACGACACCCAGTACTACCTGCGCATGCTGGTGGACGTGGCCCACCGCCTGGGGATCAAGGTGCTGGCGGAAAACGTGGAGACCCTGGAGGAGAAGCTGGCCCTGAGCGACATGCGCCTGGACGGCCTGCAGGGTTACTACCTGGCCAAGCCGGCGCCCTTCAGCCATCCCAACAGGGAAAGCGCCTAG
- a CDS encoding MATE family efflux transporter: protein MASPSHDLLTGDISSTLRRMTLSMLTGMVTLMTFNLVDTLFVSRLGTEPLAAISFTFPVTFTVISLTIGLGVGTSAVIGRTLGRGRASLAKRQGNGALWLSVLLVALLSSLGAWQLEAIFGLIGANDTQMALIKDYMYLWFLGSPLLAIPMVANAVLRANGDTATPSRFMMLGGLINAVLDPLLIFGIGPFPRLELFGAALATVLAWVGGAFGVLFILYVRRKLATFAWPSPIMVLHYWKSLLAIGLPAAGANMMTPLAMAVMTAIVADYGAAAVGAFGVGTRLESLASMVVLALSMTLPPFVSQNFGAEQMERVRLAYRKVMRFILGWQLALYGLMLVLAWPISLLFGKDAQVAELIRLFIYIVPLGYGLQGVVILTNSSFNAMHWPGKALALSALRFFAAYVPIAWLGGQFFGLTGLFAGMVVANLITALVAYRWFNKETA from the coding sequence GTGGCCAGCCCTTCCCATGATCTTCTCACCGGCGATATCAGCAGCACCCTGAGGCGCATGACCCTGTCCATGCTGACCGGCATGGTGACGCTGATGACCTTCAACCTGGTGGATACCCTCTTCGTCAGCCGGCTCGGCACCGAGCCCCTGGCCGCCATCAGCTTTACCTTTCCGGTGACCTTCACGGTGATCAGCCTGACCATAGGCCTGGGTGTGGGCACCTCGGCCGTGATCGGCCGCACCCTGGGCCGGGGCCGGGCCAGCCTGGCCAAGCGCCAGGGTAATGGCGCCCTGTGGCTGAGCGTACTGCTGGTGGCGCTGCTGTCGAGCCTGGGCGCCTGGCAGTTGGAGGCCATCTTCGGGCTTATTGGCGCCAACGATACCCAAATGGCGCTGATCAAGGACTACATGTACCTGTGGTTCCTGGGCAGCCCGCTGCTGGCCATCCCCATGGTGGCCAACGCCGTGCTCCGGGCCAATGGCGATACCGCCACCCCCAGCCGGTTCATGATGCTGGGTGGCCTGATCAACGCGGTGCTGGATCCGCTGCTCATCTTCGGCATAGGCCCCTTCCCGCGCCTGGAGCTGTTCGGCGCCGCCCTGGCCACGGTGCTGGCCTGGGTGGGGGGCGCCTTCGGGGTGTTGTTCATCCTCTATGTCCGCCGCAAGTTGGCCACCTTCGCCTGGCCCAGCCCCATCATGGTGCTGCATTACTGGAAGAGCCTGCTGGCTATCGGCCTGCCGGCGGCCGGGGCCAACATGATGACGCCCCTGGCCATGGCGGTGATGACGGCCATCGTCGCCGACTATGGCGCTGCCGCCGTCGGCGCCTTCGGGGTCGGCACCAGGCTCGAGTCCCTGGCCTCCATGGTGGTGCTGGCGCTGTCCATGACCCTGCCGCCCTTCGTCAGCCAGAACTTCGGCGCCGAGCAGATGGAGCGGGTGCGTCTGGCCTACCGCAAGGTGATGCGCTTCATCCTGGGCTGGCAGCTGGCCCTGTATGGCCTGATGCTGGTGCTGGCCTGGCCCATCAGCCTGCTGTTCGGCAAGGACGCCCAGGTGGCGGAGCTGATCCGGCTGTTCATCTACATAGTGCCGCTCGGCTATGGCCTGCAGGGGGTGGTGATCCTCACCAACTCCTCCTTCAATGCCATGCACTGGCCCGGCAAGGCCCTGGCGTTGTCGGCGCTGCGTTTCTTTGCCGCCTATGTGCCCATCGCCTGGCTTGGGGGCCAATTCTTTGGATTGACCGGTCTCTTTGCCGGTATGGTGGTGGCGAACCTGATCACCGCCCTGGTCGCCTATCGCTGGTTCAACAAGGAGACCGCATGA